The following proteins are encoded in a genomic region of Populus trichocarpa isolate Nisqually-1 chromosome 13, P.trichocarpa_v4.1, whole genome shotgun sequence:
- the LOC18104524 gene encoding 3-ketoacyl-CoA synthase 19 produces MELFLAMLPLLLWYIIFNLFKLGYQKKDHCCYMLSYQCHKATEDQKLDTGSCAKIVTRNKNLGIEEYRFLLRTMVSSGIGEQTYCPKNIIEGREESATHMDAVSEMDGIIFHTLDKLFAKTGVSPSEIDIIVSSVSLFSPVPSLTARVINHYKMREDIKAFNLSGMGCSASVVAVDLVKQLFKTYKNSLAIVVSTESMGPNWYSGKDKSMMLSNILFRTGGCSMLLTNNRALKHKALLELTCSVRTHIGSNDEAYSSCIQVEDDLGHKGFRLTRDLPKAGAKALTMNLRVLLPKVLPLSELLRYKISYYRNKIMKRPTSKAAGPGLDLRSGIDHFCVHPGGRAIIDEVGKSLALNDYDLEPARMALYRFGNTSSGGLWYVLGYMEAKKRLKKGDKILMISLGAGFKCNNCVWKVMKDLEDTNVWQDCIDQYPPKTIDNPFSEKFDWINDESMNFARIEDFLPQIQLLA; encoded by the coding sequence ATGGAGTTGTTCTTGGCAATGCTTCCACTATTATTGTGGTATATTATCTTCAACCTTTTTAAGTTGGGATACCAAAAGAAAGACCACTGTTGCTATATGCTAAGCTATCAGTGCCATAAAGCCACTGAGGACCAAAAGCTCGATACTGGATCCTGTGCTAAAATTGTTACCCGAAACAAGAATCTGGGAATAGAAGAATACAGGTTTCTTTTAAGAACTATGGTTAGTTCTGGCATCGGTGAACAAACTTATTGCCCAAAAAATATCATAGAGGGAAGAGAGGAATCTGCAACTCATATGGATGCTGTTTCGGAGATGGATGGTATCATTTTTCATACCCTTGATAAGCTCTTTGCTAAGACAGGAGTTTCTCCATCAGAAATCGACATTATTGTCTCTTCAGTCTCTTTGTTCTCACCAGTTCCCTCACTAACAGCTCGAGTAATAAACCATTACAAGATGAGGGAGGACATCAAAGCATTTAATCTCTCTGGAATGGGTTGCAGTGCAAGTGTAGTAGCCGTTGATTTGGTTAAGCAATTGTTCAAGACATATAAGAATTCACTTGCAATCGTCGTGAGCACAGAATCCATGGGTCCAAATTGGTATTCTGGCAAAGACAAGTCCATGATGCTCTCCAACATTCTTTTTCGTACCGGGGGCTGCTCCATGCTCTTAACAAATAATAGAGCTTTGAAGCATAAAGCCCTCTTGGAATTGACTTGTTCTGTACGCACACATATCGGCTCTAATGATGAAGCATACAGCAGCTGCATCCAAGTAGAAGATGACCTTGGCCACAAAGGCTTTCGGCTCACCAGAGATCTACCTAAAGCTGGTGCTAAAGCTTTAACCATGAATCTCCGAGTTCTTCTTCCTAAAGTTTTACCACTGTCAGAATTGCTCCGCTACAAAATAAGTTACTATCGaaacaaaataatgaagagACCAACTTCTAAGGCTGCAGGACCTGGTTTGGATCTCAGGTCTGGAATCGACCACTTTTGTGTGCACCCTGGTGGGCGGGCAATTATTGATGAGGTTGGTAAGAGTTTAGCACTCAACGATTATGATCTCGAACCAGCTAGAATGGCACTTTATCGGTTTGGAAATACATCATCCGGCGGCCTGTGGTATGTTTTAGGTTACATGGAGGCCAAGAAAAGGCTCAAGAAGGGTGATAAAATACTAATGATcagccttggggcaggttttaaGTGCAACAATTGTGTGTGGAAAGTTATGAAGGACTTGGAGGACACAAATGTCTGGCAAGACTGCATAGATCAATACCC